The nucleotide sequence CAGGTTCCCGAGACTCTTGAGTCTCCAGACACCAAGGGAACCCCAGAACCGCTGGAAACAACCCAAGCCCCCCCCCGGAAAGACCATTATTCCATAGTGATCTCCACCACCCCCGTAAGGGAAGATGAGGAGTCAGAGGAACTGACTCCCGCCACAAACAGCGAAGAGAAGAAGGAGCAGCTAGTGGCATGGGAGGAGGAGGGACCGGAAGCCAGCTGGAACTGGGACAGCGAGGAGACTGAATTCTCCAAAAGAAGGCAGAGCATACTTCCGCCGATAGGACCACACACGGGAGTATGCAAGGACCTTGCGACAGAGGCGGCCCGGGAGTACTACCTAAAGGGGAAAGAAGCCATCGAAAGCTCCAAGACCCTGAAAAGGGAACTAAGAGCAACAGCTGTCGAGTGTATGGGCAACCTCTACGAGATCGTCCTCTCACTAGCCGAATCTAGGAACAGGCACCGCCTGAACTTGGAGATGGAACGGACGAGAGAACTAAAAAGATCTGTCTGCGTAGAGAGATTGCACCGCAAAGCGCTGGAAGACCAGCAGGCAAAATTCGAGGCGCGAATTAAGGACATGGCCGACTCCCTCAAAGGGACTTATGGTTCAGTCCAAAGAATTCAGAGCTGGCTCGATTTCGAGATGGACGGAGTGGTCACCAAATCGGTGAAGGCCGCAAATCTTGAAATCAGCCACCAAACAACAGCCGAACCACCGAATAAGCCAGCCAACAGCGCTAAGATACACAAGCGCCGCCCCTTGAGGAGGACCCGGACTGCACCTGCAAGACCAGCGGGGTCCAAAAAAGTCATGGACCACCTAGAACGACTCACCAGTACCGTCGGATCTCTGGTAACAGAAATCCACTACCTTAAAGGCGACACCATCAGGGAAAAAGGAGAAACTGCTCCCCAATCTCAATCTCCAGAGCAGCAGCGACAGGAAGAACCCTCCTATAAAGAGCTTAAGGAGGAAGTCATTGAGCTGCGGATGGACATGGAGCGGATGCTTCAAGAAGTCCGCAGCCTCAGACTTGTCTCGAAGGAGGAGATTGGGGAGGAGATCCGCGAAGTAACAGCTCCCCTGATGACCAAAGCCAATAAAATACTGGACGGGGTCGAAGAGGTGAAGGACGTAACCCAGGCCAACTCTGCACACGGCACAGACGCCCGCCAAGGTTTGGGGACTGAGCTGGCACTGGCGGATACCGCCGCACACCTGGAAGGGATTCTAAACCCGATCAGGGCGGAAGTGTCCGAGATCGCCACAAACAGTCGCCGAACGATGGAGTGGTACAACTCAACCATAAAAAATGTCCCCCTTCCTGCCAAAAACCCGCAGCTGAGCAGAACCTATGCTGCGGTAGCGCGAAGCGTACCACCCAAGCCGACCAAAAACCCGAACCACACACTGATTGTCTCTAGCGCCGACCCCAACAACACGGGCGAGAAGGTTCTAGAGGCAATCACAAAAACACTGGACTTTAAAAACACCGGTGTGGTAGTGGATCGAGTGAGGAAGGCTCGAAACAGCAAGATCTTGCTCAGCTGCGAGAACAAGGAAGACGTAAACCGGCtcaaacaacaaataaagACAAACTCGGCGTTAAAGGTTCAGGAGGCGAAACCGCAGAACCCGCTCGTAAAGGTCAACAACGTGATGGCATACCTCAAGGACGAAGAGATGGTCGAGCACATAAAGGCAcagaataaaaagttatttgaagACTTGCCTGGCGACCACCAACACATCCGTCTGAGGTACCGAAAGCGAACGAGGAACCCGCTACAGTGCCATGCAGTACTCGAGGTAGCACCTCTACTCCACAAGCGCATGCTAGAGGCGGGGGCGGTCCACATAGCGATCCAAAGGAGAACCGTGGAAGACCAGTCCCCGCTAATACAGTGCGCCAAATGCCTTGGATACGGACATCCCAAGGCACTCTGCCGGGAGTCGGCGCAGTATTGCAATTACTGCGGCGGCGCCCACTCTTGGCAAGAGTGCAAAACAAGGCTGGAGGAAGGACCACCAAGGTGCAAGAACTGCAAAGACGCCAAGGCACAGAACGTCTTCCCGCACATGGCATTCAGCGACGAATGCCCGGAGAGAGAAGTGTGGGATAGACTAGCGCGTTCCAAGATAGCGTATTGCTAAAGGCAGCCACATGAATGGACCTGGCGCTCCCGGAGAGGAGACAGGGACGAAGCTGGGAATTGTACAAATCAATCTCCAGCGCTCCAAGATAGCCACAGCCGAGCTACTCAAAGTAGCAGAGGAAAAGGGAATCGCTATCGCTTTGGTGCAGGAACCGTACACCGGATCCAGCGGCAGAGTGAAGCAGTACCCCGGCACTAGAGTAATCCAGTGCTCCTCGAACATCAGCAGCCGAAACCCGGTAAAAGCAGCGATATACGTATTCGGGGACCAGTTTAGGATCACACATGATCCACAGCTGGTGTCCGAGACGGAGTCCGCAGCGGTACTGGAATCAGGCAGCTTCAGGCTTGGAGTAGTCTCAGTATACTTCGACGGGACAGCCGATATAGGTCCTTACATTGCGCGAACCAAGGCAGTATGCGAATCGCTCAACACGCCTAACGTATTACTGGCGGGAGATGTAAACGCCTGGAGTCACTGGTGGGGCAGCGAATCCGAGAACGAGAGAGGGACGGAATACTGCGCTTTTATCAACGAAATGGAATACCACATCCTCAACACCGGAAACACTCCGACCTTCGAAGTCTGGCGAAGAGACGTGCTATGCACCAGCATAGTAGACGTGACAGCGTGCAGCCCTTCACTGCTGGGAAAGATCAGGAATTGGAAAGTCGACAGAGCGCTGATCACATCAGACCATAACGCCATCACGTGCACACTGGAGCTAGGAGTGCGGCTGCAACATGCGGCAGCCCCTACTACCAGAGTATACAACACCAAAAAGGCGAACTGGTCGGCGTTCGACGAGACACTCCTGTCTTTACTAGCGGAGAGGAACATCACGCCCGCCGGAGTAGAAGAGGTAGTGTGTGGAGAGGAAATGGATATCCTGACAGATGCCTACACAACAGCAATTCGGGAAGCGTGCGAAAGCTCGATACCGAAGATAGGCAAAAAGCGCAGAGGTTCCCCCTTCCCTTGGTGGACGGAAGAGATTGAACAGCTCAAAAGGGATCTCGTTCGTAAGAAGAAGAGGATCAAGAACGCTGCTCCCCACCGGAAGGAACACGTGCTGCAAGAGTACAATGAGGCCAAGGCGTTATACGCCAAGCAATCTGCCGAGGCCCAAACTCGGAGTTGGAAGGAATTCTGTACGAAGCAGGAGAAAGAGAGCATGTGGGACGGAATCTACCGTGTCCTCAGGAAAACATCAGGTAGAAAAGAGGAGCTACTGCTTAGAGGACCGGATGGAAAGACTTTGGATCCCAAGCAGTCGGCAGTGCTACTAGCGAACACTTTCTACCCTGACGACGCGGTGGAAACCGACACCCCGCACCACACTCAACTCCGGAAAATTGTACAAGAAACACCTCAAGAGAGGTTGGGAGAATTGAAAGAGGATGACCCGCCATTCACCGAAGCCGAACTGGAGGCCGTGCTGCAAGAGCAGAACCCCAAGAAGGCACCGGGACCGGACGGATTCACCTCGGACATCTGCGCCAGAGCGATCCGCTGCTCACGGGATGTGTTCATGGCGATAGCCAACAAGTGCTTAGCCATCTCCTACTTCCCCAAACAGTGGAAAATCGCACATGTAGTCATTCTCAACAAACCGGGCAAAGAAGACTACACCAGCCCGAAGTCCTATCGCCCTATAGGCCTGTTATCAGTGCTAGGGAAAACGTTAGAGAAGCTTTTTGTGAGAAGACTACAGTGGCACCTACTCCCAACCCTCAATCCAAGGCAGTACGGTTTCTTGCCGCAACGCGGAACAGAGGACGCTCTCTATGACCTGATCGGACACGTCAATGCGGAAAAGGAAGCGGGGAGATCCGTGTTGATCGTGTCACTGGACATAGAGGGGGCCTTCGACAACGCGTGGTGGCCGGCTCTAATGAACCAGCTGAGGCTCAGACGCTGCCCCAAAAACTTATACCTGATGGTGGACTCATACCTCAAGGACAGAAAGATAGTCGTCAACTATGCGGGAGAAACCAGCGAAAGGGATACCACGAAAGGATGTGTTCAAGGCTCCATCGGGGGCCCCACCTTCTGGAACATTATCTTGGATCCCCTCTTGCATAGGCTATCGTCAGAGGAAGTTTACTGCCAGGCGTTCGCAGACGATGGAGTTCTGGTGTTCTCCGGTAAGACCGTAGAGGGAATGGAGGATCGCGTCAACAGAGTATTGGAGATGACGGTAGAGTGGGGGAAGGAAAACAAGCTGAACTTCGCAGCACACAAGACGCAAGTCATGTTGCTGACAAAAAAACTGAAGTACACCCCCCCCCATATCACCATGTCCGGAACGACTCTGACTCTGGTCGACGAGATTAAACTCCTAGGACTCACCATAGACAGGTGGCTCAACTTCAACACTCACGTGCGAAACATCTGCACAAAAGCGGCCAGCATCTACAAACAACTGACATGCGCCGCGAGAGTCACCTGGGGACTGAACACAGAAATCATCAGAACCCTGTACGTTGCAGTGATAGAACCTATCGTAACGTATGGGGCCTGCGCATGGGCAAAAGCGTCTGAGAACATCACAAACAGAAAAGCGCTAGACACACTCCAGAGGGGTTTCGCGCAAAGGATCTGCAAGGCATACAGAACAACGTCACTGCCGGCAGCGTTAATCCTAGCGGGAATCCTACCGCTCGATCTCAGAATCCAGGAAGTTGCGTCCCTATACGAGGCGAAGAAAGGGCTCTCCGTCGATTTCCTACCACCGCATCGTAAACTCGAGGAGATTGTTAAAGCCAAAGATTTACCACACCCGGCTTCTCAAATCGAACTAGAGTACACTCTACTCGAGGATATGACAGATGCCACCCAAACTGCCCTTCAGATTACTGGCCCACAGGTGTATACCGACGGGAGTAAAATGGAGGGCAAGGTGGGAGCGGCACTAACGTGGTGGGAAAGTGGGAAGGAGATACACAGCCAAGTCTTCAGCCTGGACCCCACGTGTACCGTGTTCCAATCTGAATTGTATGCACTCCACAGGGCGGTGTCCAGAGCGCTGGAGAGCGAAGAGGAAGCGATCAACATCCTTAGCGACTCAAGATCGTCGTTGGAATTGTTGTGCAGTACTCGGCTCACCCATCCTCTGGCAAAGGCTATCAGAGAGAGCATAGCAGTAATACGGTCGCGAGGGAGAAGGGTTCGCCTGTTCTGGCTCAGAGCCCACGTGGGCACGGCAGGAAACGAAAGGGCGGACGAGCTTGCCAAAGAGGGAGCCTCGAAAGAGAATCTCTCTCCCGATTACGCAGAAGTCCCGCTGTCATACGTCAGAAGAAAGATCAGGGAGGAATCTATTGCCAGATGGCAAGACAGATTCGATACTGCCTCCCAAGGTGCGGTAACGAGAACGTTCTTCCCCGATGTAAGTAAAGCTTACAGCTTCGTGCGAGGAACGAATCTAAACCACCTGCACGTTCAAATTCTGACGGGTCACGGCGGCTTCGGAGAATACTTGCACCGGTTCAAGTTGAAAGACAGTCCCGGATGCGAGTGCGACCCGAACGTCAGCGAATCGGTATGGCACATAATACTCGACTGCCCCAGGTTTCAAACTGCCCGTTACAACCTGGAGTGTGTCTGCAACCAAAAGTTGGGAAGGGAAGTGCTGAGCGATCTGCTCCATAACAAAAGCACAAAGGACCACTTCCTCAAATACATCGAGGAAGTCGCAGCAATCGCAACAAAGCGCAACAAGGCCACGGCTGGCGAGGCGCAACCCTCCTCGAacacacaaacacaaacacaaacacaaaCCACACACACACAAGGGCAGCAGTGCTCATTTGGCAGCGAAGACCTATTGCCAAATCTCTTGCACTCAGCCGAGGCCGGCAAGCCCAGGCTCAGGGTCCGAGGAGTTGCCATGTTCATGAACAACAACTCGGAACGAGTGGGAGTGGCCTTCTGCAACGACAGGGCGAAGACAAACGTCTACATCTCACCGGGACTCGGTCTCCTATTGAACGGAAGCACAAGCAAAACTACCATGCGTCGTAAAATCTACGACGCCTTACCAACGGTATCAGTGGGGGGTCAGCGGTGTCGGATAGTGCGGAGGAAGAACAAAACCATCGCACTGTTCGCCACTGACGACAACTCCACAGCCTTCCAGAAGGTATGCAGCGTGCTGAAGGACATAGGGAACTGGAGAACGGGAGATACTCACACTCCTAAAGTGCTAAGCGTGGACGTCATGGCAGTGTCTCACCACACGGGCGAAACCCGGGACCACCTGGGTGCCCTTACAGCCTCGCAACACCACGAGGTAGTGGTATACGAAAACAGAGGTCAAGATCTCggttttcttttgagacgcGGACAGGGCGAAAGCGAGGCCGCTGCGAATCGCGGGGGACTTCCGAGTCAATCTCGGGACTCCAGCGGATCGGAGAGGCTGCAACAAGCGCTCGAGGAGGAGAGTCGCCAGTCGAAGCGGATAGTCACCGACCAGGACGAAGATAGGAAGAAGTCCACGGTCACCTCGCTCCTAAACCGAATGGCCCAGGCGATCGCAGGCCCAGTGGGAGAGAAAATGAGCAAACTCAGAAGAACGGTACTACAGGAAACGGCAGTGGCAAAATTCACAACCCCATCGACGTCCCGCCAAGAGGTTACGCAGACCACCCAGCGAACCAGAGCGGACATGGGACTTGTGACCCCCCCCTGGCTGAAGCCGGCGAACGATCAGCTGGCCCATATGGAGAACGCTCTACGAGAGTTCATAGCGATAACGGCTGCCACGCGCAAAGTCAATGAAGATATCTGCAGTGCAATATTGCGGACTTACAAGCGTGGCAACATAAAATCGCTCGAAGTGAAGCTAGAGGAAGCGGAGGCTGCAGTTTACGACCTCGACGCACAACGTGTGATACACGGGAAGGCGTGGGGGGAGTACATGGCGGCATACTGCGCAACCGAGGGCTTCATAGAACTCGAAAAGAGCCAGCCGGAAGAGGAGGGCCACATTCGGGCCATAAATCCTCCAAAAGACCCGAAGGTTGTGGTCGCCAAGTGCACCAGAGTAATGCTGGAAGACAGAATCCTCGAAATGGCTAAAACCATCTTCGGGGACCTGACAGAAGGCAACAGGCTGGAATGCTTGGCGGTACCAACATTCACATGGGTGAACGGAGTGCCCGGATGTGGAAAAACCACATGGGTAGTCGCTAATGTCAACATAGAAAGCGACCTCATCGTGACCGCCACAAGGGAAGCAGTCAAAGATCTCAGGGACAAACTGACACCGAAGATCGGGGAAGAACGAGCTAAACAGCGAGTTCGAACCATGGCTTCACTATTAGTGAACGGAATGAAGAAGGGTGAAACGTGCAACCGCCTCGTGGTAGACGAAGCCCTAATGAATCATTTCGGATCTATAGTAATGGCCATCAAGATCGCAGGAGCCAGCGAGACCATGCTGATCGGAGACCAAAACCAGCTTCCCTATATCGACCGACACAACCTGTTTCTTCTGAAATACTGCAGACCCCACAAAATCACGTCTGTCACGAAAGAATTGTTGTGTACGTACAGAAACCCGCAAGACGTGGCATATGCCCTAGGAGAAATCTATAGCGGCATCTA is from Amyelois transitella isolate CPQ chromosome 21, ilAmyTran1.1, whole genome shotgun sequence and encodes:
- the LOC132903043 gene encoding uncharacterized protein LOC132903043, which codes for MNGPGAPGEETGTKLGIVQINLQRSKIATAELLKVAEEKGIAIALVQEPYTGSSGRVKQYPGTRVIQCSSNISSRNPVKAAIYVFGDQFRITHDPQLVSETESAAVLESGSFRLGVVSVYFDGTADIGPYIARTKAVCESLNTPNVLLAGDVNAWSHWWGSESENERGTEYCAFINEMEYHILNTGNTPTFEVWRRDVLCTSIVDVTACSPSLLGKIRNWKVDRALITSDHNAITCTLELGVRLQHAAAPTTRVYNTKKANWSAFDETLLSLLAERNITPAGVEEVVCGEEMDILTDAYTTAIREACESSIPKIGKKRRGSPFPWWTEEIEQLKRDLVRKKKRIKNAAPHRKEHVLQEYNEAKALYAKQSAEAQTRSWKEFCTKQEKESMWDGIYRVLRKTSGRKEELLLRGPDGKTLDPKQSAVLLANTFYPDDAVETDTPHHTQLRKIVQETPQERLGELKEDDPPFTEAELEAVLQEQNPKKAPGPDGFTSDICARAIRCSRDVFMAIANKCLAISYFPKQWKIAHVVILNKPGKEDYTSPKSYRPIGLLSVLGKTLEKLFVRRLQWHLLPTLNPRQYGFLPQRGTEDALYDLIGHVNAEKEAGRSVLIVSLDIEGAFDNAWWPALMNQLRLRRCPKNLYLMVDSYLKDRKIVVNYAGETSERDTTKGCVQGSIGGPTFWNIILDPLLHRLSSEEVYCQAFADDGVLVFSGKTVEGMEDRVNRVLEMTVEWGKENKLNFAAHKTQVMLLTKKLKYTPPHITMSGTTLTLVDEIKLLGLTIDRWLNFNTHVRNICTKAASIYKQLTCAARVTWGLNTEIIRTLYVAVIEPIVTYGACAWAKASENITNRKALDTLQRGFAQRICKAYRTTSLPAALILAGILPLDLRIQEVASLYEAKKGLSVDFLPPHRKLEEIVKAKDLPHPASQIELEYTLLEDMTDATQTALQITGPQVYTDGSKMEGKVGAALTWWESGKEIHSQVFSLDPTCTVFQSELYALHRAVSRALESEEEAINILSDSRSSLELLCSTRLTHPLAKAIRESIAVIRSRGRRVRLFWLRAHVGTAGNERADELAKEGASKENLSPDYAEVPLSYVRRKIREESIARWQDRFDTASQGAVTRTFFPDVSKAYSFVRGTNLNHLHVQILTGHGGFGEYLHRFKLKDSPGCECDPNVSESVWHIILDCPRFQTARYNLECVCNQKLGREVLSDLLHNKSTKDHFLKYIEEVAAIATKRNKATAGEAQPSSNTQTQTQTQTTHTQGQQCSFGSEDLLPNLLHSAEAGKPRLRVRGVAMFMNNNSERVGVAFCNDRAKTNVYISPGLGLLLNGSTSKTTMRRKIYDALPTVSVGGQRCRIVRRKNKTIALFATDDNSTAFQKVCSVLKDIGNWRTGDTHTPKVLSVDVMAVSHHTGETRDHLGALTASQHHEVVVYENRGQDLGFLLRRGQGESEAAANRGGLPSQSRDSSGSERLQQALEEESRQSKRIVTDQDEDRKKSTVTSLLNRMAQAIAGPVGEKMSKLRRTVLQETAVAKFTTPSTSRQEVTQTTQRTRADMGLVTPPWLKPANDQLAHMENALREFIAITAATRKVNEDICSAILRTYKRGNIKSLEVKLEEAEAAVYDLDAQRVIHGKAWGEYMAAYCATEGFIELEKSQPEEEGHIRAINPPKDPKVVVAKCTRVMLEDRILEMAKTIFGDLTEGNRLECLAVPTFTWVNGVPGCGKTTWVVANVNIESDLIVTATREAVKDLRDKLTPKIGEERAKQRVRTMASLLVNGMKKGETCNRLVVDEALMNHFGSIVMAIKIAGASETMLIGDQNQLPYIDRHNLFLLKYCRPHKITSVTKELLCTYRNPQDVAYALGEIYSGIYSAKNLTRSLKLKEYGGAVIPKLNDTLYLTHTQAEKELLIGQGYGTNSGSCTLTIHEAQGRTFETVVIVRTTSKKSNLLMSVPHAVVAISRHTKTCVYYVDNTKNDAVARFIQRAERATDASIRDYNLKMAIWNGDDVTRDSILAFEAGLEEA